GCTTGAACGAAGAGAAAGCCAGCGTCATTAAGGCGCTGGCAGTAACAGCCCCTTCTAGGGGCAAAGCAAGCCACCCCTCTTAGGGGTGGCTTGTGACTGTCTTTTATTGTCACCCCAGCCTCAGTGCCTGGGTCGATTTTCCTCATGCCTCAAAGCGAGCTTCGCGAGCGACTACCTCACTATAATTCTTCAAAGAACGCGTCGGCAAGTGTGGCGCGGAACGCGTGGATGCGGTCGGCGTTGGGTTCTCGGTGCGGATAGGTGAAATTGCTGAGGAGAATGATGGCGCCTCCCTTGTCTGGGTCGGCGACGATACTTGCGCCTGTGAAACCAGTTTTGCCGAATGCTTGCGGCGAAACCTTGGTGCCCATGAATCGAGGAGCGTTTAGTTCCCAACCGAGGGCGGCGCAGGCGCCGAAGTTGTCGGGAAAAGCGTTGTGGCTTACGATGTCTAGAATTCCGGCGGGTATAATTTGCTTGTCCTCGAATTTCCCGTCCATGAGAATCATCTTCACGAACTTGAGCAAGTCGGGCACGCAACTGAACATGCCGGCGCTGCCGACGGGGAAGAGCTTTTGCAGGACCCAGGCGCTTTCGTCATGGACTTCACCTTGGATTTCGCGGTGGCGGAACTCACAGAGTTCTGTCGCCGCGATTTCTGATTTCGGGACACGCGTGAGCGGGTCGTAACCTGAACGTGTCATGCCGAGTGGCGTGAAAAATCTTTCATTACCTTGTTCTTGCAAAGTCTTACCCGTAAGTCTTTGCAACAAAATTCCGAGCAAAACGCTGGCGGGGTTTCCGTAGTTGAAAACCGTACCCGGTGCAGCGGAAAATTCGTATGTGTAAAGAACGTTGAGAATCTCTTCCGGAGAAAGTGCCGTAAGCGTTTTCATCGGGACGCGGTAATCAAGACTATGTGTGAGCAAATGCGAAACGTAAATCTCGTCGTGATAGTTTGTTTGAAGTTCCGGGATGTAATCGATGACTTTAGCGTCAATGGAAAGCTGGCCTTCAAGAACATATGTGAGAGCTAACGTCGAAGTGGGGCAAACCTTCGTGAGCGATGCTATGTCGAAAACAGTATCTTCGGGAGTGTTCAGCGTGACGATGTTGCTTGTGCCGTCAGGGAGCAAATATCCAATGACCGCTTTGTCGAAAATATCAGAGCTTTCTGCGGCCTGTAAAAGATTTAATAGCTTTTCAGATGTTACCATTTTTTCCCCATAAAAAAAAGGGCATCTCCTACGGTGCGAACACTCGAAACTACTTATCTACAATGATAGCAGCGCCTCGGGGATTTGTTTTTCGCGTCAATGCGCGCCTAAACTGAACCACAAGAGCAACGAGCTGATTTATTCCTGTTAGATCGGGTGTAAAATCCGTGGGATGCCCGCTTATAATATATGTTTCTTATACACTAAAAACAAGGGGAGAAATGCAAAAAAATCTCGATAAAAATATCGAGATTTTTGCTATGTGTATTAAATGTATCCCTTAGGGCTTAAACTTGGCTGTCGGCTTTGGGGAGCGCTTCGTCCAATTGGAGTGAAAGCTCCCTAATATCCTTATCCATCAGGTCGTGATACGATTTGGCTTTGCGCAATTGCTTGCGCAGCTCGACAATTTCGGAAGTGAGTTCCACAGCGAGCAAGCAGAGCTGCTTCTTCATTTCCAGTTTAAATTTCGAGGAATTATCGAGACGACTTTCGATGAAATCGACGATTTCTTTCAAGTCCGTATCGGGCAGGTCCGTGCGGATGTGGATGCGTTCTTGAGCGACGGTTATGCTGACTGATCTAAGTGTCTCGTTTGCCATACTATTTCATTCCTACGCCAAATGGATCTTTATCCAACAACCACCTTAGCCGAAAAAACCGGGTTGCGAGCCTCCATTGCTCGCGAACAGGTCTGGGGTTTCGTCTTGCGGTTTGTTTTCGGGCTGAGCGGCGGGAACTTCAGGCTGTTCTTCAGCCGGCGCGTTGATATTGAATTCGGTGCCGAGCTCATTTTCGATGGTGGCAAGGAGCTGTTGGAACTTGGTCTGGGCTTCGGCAATTTCGTTGCTCTGGCTCTGGACTTGACCATTGAGGTTGTCAATGATATCGTTCTTTTCGGCGACTTGACCATTCAGGCAATCGATGATGTTGTTCTTTTCGTTTACCTGTTCATTGAGTGAATCAATGATGCTATTCTTTTCGTTGACTTGTCCGTTGAGCGAATCAATGATGCTGTTCTTCTCGGCAACTTGTCCGTTAAGGGAATTGATGATGTTGTTCTTTTCGTTGACTTGTCCGTTGAGTGAATCGATAATGCCATTCTTCTCGGCAATTTGTCCGTTAAGGGAATTGATGGCGTTGTCTTTTTCTGCGGCTTTTCCGTTAAGGGCGTCGATGATTCCATTCTTTTCTGCAATCTGGGCATTGAGGGAATCGATAATGCCGTTCTTTTCGTTAATCTGTCCGTTTAGACTATCGATAGCGCGGCCTTTTTCGTTGATGGCTTCGTCCTGAGCGGCTGCTTGGTTGGCTCGTGCGTTGAGAGCCGCTTCGCAGTCAGCAATCTTTGCGTTGGCAGAATCTAACAGATTTTTTTGGTTTTCGGCCTGTGCTTTGGCGCCTTCGAGAAGTTGCTTTAGCTTAGCGTTTTCTTCACGCAGGGCGCGGACCGTTCCAAGGACTCCTTCCACTTTCTGCGACAACAAGTTCATGCTTTCAAAATTCATTTTATCTCCATATTAAAATGTCGGGGGTGCAAAACTTACCTACGTAAGATATATAAAATTTTGATGTTGCAAGATTGTTAGAAAATGTAAAAACGCAGCAA
This DNA window, taken from Fibrobacter succinogenes, encodes the following:
- a CDS encoding serine hydrolase, with the protein product MVTSEKLLNLLQAAESSDIFDKAVIGYLLPDGTSNIVTLNTPEDTVFDIASLTKVCPTSTLALTYVLEGQLSIDAKVIDYIPELQTNYHDEIYVSHLLTHSLDYRVPMKTLTALSPEEILNVLYTYEFSAAPGTVFNYGNPASVLLGILLQRLTGKTLQEQGNERFFTPLGMTRSGYDPLTRVPKSEIAATELCEFRHREIQGEVHDESAWVLQKLFPVGSAGMFSCVPDLLKFVKMILMDGKFEDKQIIPAGILDIVSHNAFPDNFGACAALGWELNAPRFMGTKVSPQAFGKTGFTGASIVADPDKGGAIILLSNFTYPHREPNADRIHAFRATLADAFFEEL
- a CDS encoding glycosyl transferase family 2, producing the protein MNFESMNLLSQKVEGVLGTVRALREENAKLKQLLEGAKAQAENQKNLLDSANAKIADCEAALNARANQAAAQDEAINEKGRAIDSLNGQINEKNGIIDSLNAQIAEKNGIIDALNGKAAEKDNAINSLNGQIAEKNGIIDSLNGQVNEKNNIINSLNGQVAEKNSIIDSLNGQVNEKNSIIDSLNEQVNEKNNIIDCLNGQVAEKNDIIDNLNGQVQSQSNEIAEAQTKFQQLLATIENELGTEFNINAPAEEQPEVPAAQPENKPQDETPDLFASNGGSQPGFFG